The Algoriphagus halophilus DNA segment CTCTCAATCTTTTATAGCATATAACTCTCCCGTGATATGAAAACTCTTTTTAAAATTCTAGGCATGTCTGCTTTGCTGGTTGTGATGACTAGCGGTGGAGAAGTATTTAGCCAGCAGCTTCCCCAGTTCAGCCAGTATATTTTCAATGGGCTGCACATCAACCCGGGCTATGCGGGATACAAGGGGGAGCCTTATATCCAGAGCACGTACCGTAGCCAGTGGGTGAATTTTCCCGGAGCGCC contains these protein-coding regions:
- a CDS encoding type IX secretion system membrane protein PorP/SprF, encoding MKTLFKILGMSALLVVMTSGGEVFSQQLPQFSQYIFNGLHINPGYAGYKGEPYIQSTYRSQWVNFPGAP